In the Spirochaetota bacterium genome, one interval contains:
- a CDS encoding 1-acyl-sn-glycerol-3-phosphate acyltransferase produces the protein MLYNLYQVYKYLVFFPLLGMFITLDFIVIFIFLFTASERSIQIAGIVWARFNSFITPMFVKVFGAENIDPAQSYVIVANHQSQYDIFVIYGWLPIDFRWVMKMELRKVPILGYYCYKAGHIYIDRSNSKGAIDSINAAKSKMKNGTSVVFFPEGTRSATGELLEFKKGAFKFAIDLGLPVLPVTIIGTKEILPTNTIGLFPGNAKMIIHKPIDIAGYTEQNIEDLMARAKQSIRQGLENNDGRKPDA, from the coding sequence ATACTTTACAACCTGTATCAAGTGTATAAATACCTGGTATTTTTCCCTCTCCTGGGTATGTTCATCACGCTGGACTTCATCGTGATATTCATCTTTCTGTTCACCGCCAGCGAGCGCTCCATTCAAATAGCGGGCATCGTCTGGGCCCGCTTCAACAGCTTCATAACGCCGATGTTCGTAAAGGTCTTCGGCGCGGAAAACATCGACCCCGCCCAATCCTATGTCATCGTCGCCAACCACCAGAGCCAGTATGACATCTTCGTCATATACGGCTGGCTCCCCATCGACTTCCGCTGGGTCATGAAGATGGAGCTCCGGAAGGTCCCCATCCTCGGCTATTACTGCTACAAGGCGGGACACATCTACATCGACCGCTCCAACAGCAAGGGCGCCATCGATTCCATAAACGCCGCGAAGTCGAAGATGAAGAACGGGACATCGGTCGTCTTCTTTCCGGAAGGGACCAGGAGCGCCACGGGAGAGCTCCTCGAATTCAAGAAAGGGGCCTTCAAGTTCGCCATCGACCTGGGCCTGCCGGTCCTGCCGGTCACCATCATAGGGACAAAGGAGATCCTTCCCACCAACACCATCGGCCTCTTCCCCGGCAACGCGAAGATGATCATTCACAAGCCCATCGATATCGCCGGGTACACGGAACAAAACATAGAAGACCTCATGGCCAGGGCGAAACAGAGCATCCGGCAGGGGCTGGAAAACAATGACGGCCGGAAACCCGATGCGTGA